Within the Plasmodium relictum strain SGS1 genome assembly, chromosome: 12 genome, the region TAATGTAGAAAAGTATAAAACAtgaagtatatttttttatttgtaaatcCAACTTCTGGTGGAAATAAAGCATCTATATTTACTGAAGTAAAACATAAATGGaaaatttctatatatatatatatatatgtatattcaCATGTTAGattattttatgtataattttaattaaatatgttTACGTTTAGTGGATAATGAAATGTTTCTacatatacaaaaaaaaaaattttaataaaatattcatatatttgaTGTAATTTCCTCTAAAATGTGAAATTTTAGAAGAAATTCTTAAACATGatctatatttattatttcatttgacttttttttttattaaatgtacaatgcaaaaatataaattttgttaGTTTTATATACGTACgataataattttgaaaTGAATGATTATTAGTAcatgatatatatatgtatatgtaaaaaaaaaaatatgtacaCAAAAATTCGTTggaaattttataattttttaagcatttaaatatttaaattattgcaTAAAAGGTTATTGTTAATtggtaaattaaaaataacattcagtaatatttgaataaaaattatttgtaaactatttaaaataaatgtaaattaaaataataagataatttttttaaaaaatggtctttgtaatgaaaaatttttttctaagtaAAATAAACATTATTACTTTAAATGCTTCAATACATATATGATATTAAttaaatgtataaaaaaagagaatatatatgcatatattaacattatatatttttttttttttttttaagtttggTGTAAATGAGATAATATTTCATAAGCCTCATAAATGCCACTTTTTCATTTACAACATTTTGGAAGgtgaaaaaggaaaaaagacAGGATTTATAAATTTGAGATCAATAACAAATAATCTCAGGAAAACTGAAAGCAAAGCTATTTCTAGTTTATCTAAATCTAAAAGTTTTactgataaaaataatttatcattagaaaataaagatagCTCATTAAAAAGTAAAGTCTCATCAAAAGTAAGAAGCCCAAAAAATGTTCATATAGacaatgataaaaaaattaatttggATAAACAAAGCGAAcataaagatgaaaaaaataaagaattggTAAATGATACTAAAAGGAATGAATTAAAATGCGAAAGTAAAAATAGTAGAAAAGAAAGTGAATTGATAACAAAAAGGTCTAATGAAAACAAAGACATACTTGTATATGTTTTAGTAGCTGGAGGAGATGGAACATTAAATTGGGTATTAAAAGAATCAGAAAATTATAAcattgataataataaatttgcTATTGGTGTTATTCCATTTGGTACTGGAAATGATTTTGCAAGAGCTTTTGGATGGAAAAAAATTGATGGAATTTTTAgtcattcttttttatttaatatattacaaaaaattgtTGATCAAACCTTTAAatcaaaaatagaaaaacaTGATTACTGGAATATAGAAGTTGTTTTAAAAGATGATggatattttaataaaattaattcgaaaactaaaaagaaagaaacattaaaagaaaataatgaaaatataaaaaaactaaaactTTGTATGAGTAATTATTTTAGTATTGGTATTGATTCAAGAATAGGTAGAGGGTTTGAAAGgcatagaaaaaaaaatgcattaTGTAATAAAGTTGTATATGCTGTTGAaggttttaaaaaaatttcttttaaaaaaaatattccagttaatttaattatagaTAAAATGGTTACGGGTGAGAATCATGATGATGTTATTTTTACTACTAATGGTGGTGATTCGTAtcctttattaaaaaaagcaaTGAGCATCATATGCATTAATATTCCATCATTTTCTTCAGGTAATGATATATGGAATTATACTCATAAAATAGGTTTAAATTTGCCAAAAAATTTAACGAGTAAcgaaaaaaatgtatatgaAGGATTAAAAAAATCACAGCAAGAAGTTGGTGATGGTATTTTAGAATTTGTTATATATCAGTCAGGTATTGATTTAGGTTTAGAATTTACTCTAAAGGGAAGAGCTTATAGAGTACATCAAGGCATAGGTCCatggaaaattttttttaaagaacaaaaatataatgtttaTTTTCAAGTAGACGGAGAATATTATCTTATGTCATTACCGAAttttatatctatatatcactataaaaaaataaatgtactcaaaaatattttataaaaattttaaaaaccGATATTATTACCGTTTTTATtaagaaattataattaaatatggattgtataaaaaatttactaatagaaaataagaaaatgtATACACTATCATATTTCTTATATGTAGGATTATTTTATTAGTGATGTATTTTGgtgtaattttaaattttgttttattttttatattatttttgtttttttttttaatatttgtattttggcagaatatattaatataagcATACATTTTTTCTATGAAGTATCTAGTTGtatcattttaatttatgatttttacctaatatacatttatatataagagGAAGTATACACTTTCTATATATCTTATTTGTTgtttatatatgttttattattagtaaaaaattataatagaaAAGAAGGTACATATAATTAAGTAGCttcataaaattaattgTTTAAAgacataaatttattttattttattttatttttttatgatgtATTTTATTACAAATCATAGTTTCTTTATTTTACCTAATGTtgcttttataatttttttttctataaatataaaagattttGTTCATATAAATCTTATTTCCAGTATATGTTTGCATGCGTTATTTTATACagaatttttttgtataactaattttatatatatatatgtaaaagaatataatttttaagagtatatatattatttaattatatttttaagagtcaattttttttttttttcttttttttttttcattcttttcctttttttcttttttctttctttttttttatattttcctaTATCTGctttaaaattttagatatatatatttttctatttctcatcctttttctttatttttttgtgtattaaaaaaacgttgataaatgataaaattaaaaaaacttgTTAAATGTAAAATGGTAAATTGAATTAAGTggctttttatttttaatggaTCACAAAGATTTActgttaataatattttaagatttacaatttttcgttcatattaattaaattttacttattttattttatgttattttattttattttattttttttctttgtaaatatacACTTTGAAGACAATATTTTACAAATTTTTTGGTTTTATTtgtaaaatacatatattgtaaaaaagaaaataaaattttctgtACAAGTTTTTAAAcatagaaatataaaaaaaaaaatatatatatatatatatgcgatattatttaatatatacatttcCATGGCATTAGTTCtgctattttttaaaattttcagttttatttaacaaaaaaaagaaagaaaaaaagaaatagaaatatatttgcATATATATGTTCTGtgattattagaaaaaaaccaaaggaacttttttttttatttgaatcaGTATcttatggaaaaaaaaatgataattttattcAAAAGTAATATAAGACGCCATTTTGgaagtttaaaaaatgaattagaaaaatttgAAATGTTATCAAAAAGATTTGTAAATAgcattgaaaaatataagagAGAAAAAAACATTTCAATATCatcatatataaattataaaaaagagatAAAAGAATGTATTggacttttatttattaataatttaaattgtttGGAAGAAAAAGATTTTAAGATGATATTTACTTATAGCATATTATTATCTAGAAGAATATTAATTCCAAAAGATCATATGAAAAATGTACTATTAAGTTACGtcataatgaaaaaagaaaataaagaaaaatatatagattcTAATAAATTGAATAGTATACGGAAAGAAAATGAAGTAAAAGAATTACTATTAATGCtgaaatttcttttttatttaaatgtagATTTTGATAAAGTAATTtataatcatttatattCTGAACTAAACAATGAAATAGAATTTTACACATTAGAAGAATTAGtggaaataataaaaataatatcatcttttaaaaataaaaaatgggTTAATTCTAAAGTGTTTTCTCGGtgtataaatgaaattataaaaagaaatagtgAGGGAAAGGAGAACATATCTAAATTTTTAGTAACTATTATAAAGTCATGTTCTCGTCTtaattatgaaatatatgaTATACAAATTTTACTAGAAACCTTTAGGcaaaattatgataaaaatagaaaaagtgATATGCacatattaataaaagtcttatataatttatttttatgcaattatcataattataaaaatactaaccaattaataaatatattaaaagaagaagtTATGcaagtaaaaaaagaaaaagattacccattatataaaaaatatttgtataataatatagttcttgataataatttagatTTTAATACTCAATCATCAAAGAATGAATCAGAAATTAATATTTGCAATgacaatataaataatattcatgaaatatactttaaaaagaaagaacGAGATAATGATATGTTATCAAGTAGTACTATTACATCATTAAGTTTATATAGACTAAAATTTTTGGATCTTTTTATACGTTCAGATAACTATCTctacaattatttttattcttcaaATTCccatttttttgattttattaaACAACTAAACTTAGAAagttaattattaaaatatatgaaaaatatat harbors:
- a CDS encoding diacylglycerol kinase, putative, which translates into the protein MKYIFLFVNPTSGGNKASIFTEFGVNEIIFHKPHKCHFFIYNILEGEKGKKTGFINLRSITNNLRKTESKAISSLSKSKSFTDKNNLSLENKDSSLKSKVSSKVRSPKNVHIDNDKKINLDKQSEHKDEKNKELVNDTKRNELKCESKNSRKESELITKRSNENKDILVYVLVAGGDGTLNWVLKESENYNIDNNKFAIGVIPFGTGNDFARAFGWKKIDGIFSHSFLFNILQKIVDQTFKSKIEKHDYWNIEVVLKDDGYFNKINSKTKKKETLKENNENIKKLKLCMSNYFSIGIDSRIGRGFERHRKKNALCNKVVYAVEGFKKISFKKNIPVNLIIDKMVTGENHDDVIFTTNGGDSYPLLKKAMSIICINIPSFSSGNDIWNYTHKIGLNLPKNLTSNEKNVYEGLKKSQQEVGDGILEFVIYQSGIDLGLEFTLKGRAYRVHQGIGPWKIFFKEQKYNVYFQVDGEYYLMSLPNFISIYHYKKINVLKNIL